In the Pongo abelii isolate AG06213 chromosome 2, NHGRI_mPonAbe1-v2.0_pri, whole genome shotgun sequence genome, AGCTCAACCGGCTGCCTGAAGGCAGTAGTTTCCCGTGCTGCACGCAGGCATGCTACTTCATTCGCAGACAACTGTGAGGCTAGAGGATAGTCAGACCCATTCCCCCGGCTCCCAGTGTAGCAGGGAAGACATACGTCACATTGGCAGTGTTTGTAGGATATCGGGCTGGAGGGATCCGGTTGGGGGGTTCCAAGTCCCACAGAAGGTGAAGTGGGTGACCCATGAGTATCCCTGAACTGAGTGAAGAGTAAATGATGCATAGGAAGTTTAGATAAGGGAGGAGAAAGTgttccaggtagagggaacagcataTGCAGAAGCCAGGAAGGAGATGAGATCATAGTGTGTGTTTGGAAACAGAAAGAAGTAATAGGGCTGAGAGGATGGGAGAGAGGGGAACGCTGGACAAGAGGACTTGGGCTTGGGGGGCATGAGGAGGTCACCATTTATACTACACCCAGTACAGATGTCCACTGAGGGACCCATTGCCACTCCCCTCCCCAGGTCCCTGAAGACTTCATCTCCCGAGAGCTGTTTGACACAGTCCAAGTGTACATCATCACCAAGCCAGAGCTGCAGAACAAGCTTATCACTGTGTGAGACCCTAGCTCGGGGTGAGCGGTGGGTGGCAGGGGTTGtcccaggaggaggaagggacagGCTTGGGGGCCTGACTGTGTTCCAATTATCCAGCACAGCTATGGAAAAGAAGCTGATCGGCTGTCCTGTGTGCATCGAACACAAGAAGTACAGCCGCAATGCCCTCCTCTTCAACCTGGGCTTCGTGTGTGATGCCCAGGCCAAGACCTGCGCCCTCGAGCCCATCGTTAAAAAGCTGGCTGGCTATCTGACCACACTAGAGGTCTGCAATGAGATGGGCTTGGGTTTACGGACAGGCAGAGTTGGGGAAGGTGTTCCCATGTCTCCAAAGTCCCCCAAACCTGGGACCCTGCCAACCAGCTCAGGACTCAGGGCAGCCAACCAGCCAGGGGTCCTGGGATGTGCCCACCATGCTTTCCATGCTCTATCTAGCTAGAGAGCAGCTTCGTGTCCATGGAGGAGAGCAAGCAGAAGTTGGTGCCCATCATGACCATCTTGCTGGAGGAGCTAAATGCCTCAGGCCGGTGCACTCTGCCCATTGGTATGGCCAGCCTCTGCAAGGACAGCAGAGGGGTAGAGAAGAGATGGGAAAGTGAGCCCAGCCAGTCAGGGAGAAGGACAAGACTCACGAACACACTGGTGGGCAGGAAATAGCCATGGGCTGGGGTGCCCATGTCCAGGGTCCAATGCATGATGGAGCTGGGACTGGGGGTAGGGGGAAAGCAGAGCTCTCCAGCTCTGCTCCTTGGGCAATTCCTTCCCCTTTGTGGGACTCAGTTTTTCACTCCATAAAAAGAAAGATTAGCCCTACCCAGAGGCACCTGCTTGCCCCAAGGGATGCTGGGAGGCCTGGATGGTAATTGAGGGCCTCTTGGAAGAAGTGGCACTGAGGATATGGATGGGGCCCCCTGCAGATGAGTCCAACACCATCCACTTGAAGGTGATTGAGCAGCGGCCAGACCCTCCGGTGGCCCAGGAGTATGATGTACCTGTCTTTACCAAAGACAAGGAGGATTTCTTCAATTCACAGTGGGACCTCACTACACAACAAGTATGCCATCCCTCCCTGGGTATCATCACCTGGGGCTGGCCACAGCCCTGGCCTCATCCTGTTTCTTCTGACCTTGTTCCACTCTGCCCAGATCCTGCCCTACATTGATGGGTTCCGCCACGTCCAGAAGATTTCAGCAGAGGCAGATGTGGAGCTCAACCTGGTGCGCATTGCTATCCAGAACCTGCTGTGAGTGGGCCTACAGTCATACCCATTACAAGGTCACCAGCCAGGGAAGACCTCAGGGGCCCTGGGTGTGAGGGTTGGGAAGGCATGGTCCTCAGAAGCTGAGCACAACTCTCTCTCTCAGGTACTATGGCGTTGTGACACTGGTGTCCATCCTCCAGGTAGGTGAGTTGGGTTTGGTTAAGTGGAGAGTGGACCATGTGGCTGGACCAGACCAGGGCTGTGTCAGCTTCCCAAGCCCCTCACTCAGGCCCCTATGCCTTCTGCTACCCTCTAGTACTCCAATGTATACTGCCCAACGCCCAAGGTCCAGGACCTGGTAGATGACAAGTCCCTGCAGGAGGCATGTCTATCCTACGTGACCAAGCAAGGTAGTGGTGGGCTCTGAGGGAAGCCATCTTGGGGAGGGCAGAGCCACATGGTGAGCTGATCCCTGGCACCCACAGGGCACAAGAGGGCCAGTCTCCGGGATGTGTTCCAGCTATACTGCAGCCTGAGCCCTGGCACTACCGTGCGAGACCTCATTGGCCGCCACCCCCAGCAGCTGCAGCACGTTGATGAACGGTCAGAGGAGAATTTGCTGGGGCATTTGGGAGTTACCTGAGGGAAGCTAGACCCTTTATGTCTCTCAGGAGCCCTGGGTCATGGGGCACTGCCAATCCAAGCAGGCTTCCTGGAGATGATGGGCTACAGAGACAAAATTGAAGGGAGACTACAGGAAGGGGTTGGCCTGCCTGAAAGAAGGCCTGGCCAGGGCGTCACCTCTCTGTCCTCTGATCCTCACCCTAGGAAGCTGATCCAGTTCGGGCTTATGAAGAACCTCATCAGGCGACTACAGAAGTATCCTGTGCGGGTGACTCGGGAAGAGcagagccaccctgcccggctttATACAGGCTGCCACAGCTATGACGAGATCTGCTGCAAGACAGGTGGAGGCAGGCGGGCAGTCAGGGTGGGTTCAGGGCAGGGTGGCCAGGTCAAAGCCACTGACCTCtcctccaccaccacacccaggcatgagctaccatgagCTGGATGAGCGGCTTGAAAATGACCCCAACATCATCATCTGCTGGAAGTGAGGCTGGTAGTGGCTGGATGGACACATTGCTGTGGGTAGTCCCTCCTACCAGGAGGCTTGTCATACTGTCTAGAGGTTGACTCTTAGTTCTGTAAATAAAGACATCCATTTCAAACAGCCTTTATTGAGTGCTGCTTCTGGGCCAGCCGTGGGAGACCCAGCAGTGAATAAAATAGCCACGAGCCGTGGGCTAGATCGCCATCTGGTGGGCAGGACCGACAATCGACAAGTAAAAGTGCGggttaattacaaaaaaaaaaaaaatcgtcctGATGCAGTGAcccacctgtagccccagctactcaggaggctgaagtggggggatcacttgaggccaggagttggaggctacattTAGCTGTGATcccatcactgcaccccagcctgggtgacagagcaagaccccatctcaataataatgataataattaataaacCTAGAAAGAAACAGATgtagccgagcgcggtggctcgtgcctataatcccagcactttgggaggctgaagcgagtggatcacctgaggtcagatgttcaagaacagcctggccaacatagtgaaatcccatctccactaaaaaaaaatacaaaaaattagccaggtgtggtggtgtgcacctgtaatcccagctactcaggaagctgaggcaggaggatcacttgaacctaggaggcagaggttgcagtgagccaagatcatgccactgcactccagcctaggtgacaggagACTCAATcgcaaaaaaagaaacagatgtgaTCAAGAGTGAGTTGGGTTGGAGGCAGGGACTGCTCTGGATTAAATGGCCAAGAAAGGCCACGCTGAGGTGTAAACTGAGCCCTGAAGGAAGAGTATTCCAGGAAAAGTGCAAAACCCTGAGGCAAAGACCTCTTTGGAATGTATGAGGGAGGTCCAGGGAAgcaaggaggagaggaaagaatcCAAGTCCCAAGGTACAGGAGAGGGCAAGTAGTAGATCTTGCAGAGCTGCTAGTAAGCGGCATCCCACCTAACATTTTGAGTGCCAGAGGTAGCCACAGAGCCCCTCTCATGCAAGGGAGTAATGtctatacactttttttttgagacagtctccctttgttgtccaggctggagtgcggtggtgcaatcttgcctcactgcaaactccacctcctgtgctcaagcgattctcctgcctcagtctcccaagtagctgggactacaggtgtgtgctaccacacctgtctaatttttgtacttttagtagagacagggtttcaccatgttgcccaggctggtctcaaactcctgacctcaagtgatccgcctgcctcggcctcccaaagtgctgagattacaggcgtcagccaccgcgcccggcctgatatACACTTTTAAGGCTCCGGGCTGTCCATGAGGATCAAGCGTGGAAGTAGGTCTACAGAAAAGGCTGCCGCAGTTAACCCATGACAGGTGATGACAGTCTGGACATAGGGAGGATGGAGAGAAGTCGTGCGCCCTGGCAGTATTTCAGGAGCCAACTAGTGGAGCCGGGTCGCGAGAAATAGAGGAACCAAGAAGCcataaggaggaggaagagcagcgGGTGGGTCAAGATGCCACAGCCGCAGGAGGGGCTGTTGGGGTCGGGGTTACCCCCATCCCTGTGCATGCGGACTTGGCGTCCGAGGACAGAGTCCAGACCATAAGGATCTGGAGCTCAGGAGAGACTCGTGGGCCACAGCCCGAGAAAGCACTAGGAATCCAAATACTATGGCGATTGGCAGCCGCGTAGGCGAGGCGGGCTGAAGACCCGCCCGGATTTAGGCGCGAACCACCTCCAGGGGCGGGGCCCAGGCCGCACTGCGCAGGCGCGGCTAACCCGTTTCCATGGCTGCGAGAACTCACGCTCCCCAACCGTCCCACAACTGTCCTGTCCCAGACTTTGGCACCGTCGGGGTCCGTCGTCCCCGAGTGTGTCAGCATCCCCACCCCGGCTGCTGCCCAGGATCCGCCGGCCCCTGCCTCGATATGGGAGACCTGGAACTGCTGCTGCCCGGGGAAGCTGAAGTGCTGGTGCGGGGTCTGCGCAGCTTCCCGCTACGCGAGATGGGCTCGGAAGGGTGAGGCACCCGGGTCAGGCGGAGTCCCGGAGTCATTGTCCTTGAGTGGGGGAGCTGGGGCCTGACTGGGGGGAGGGGCTGCCCAGTGTGGAGGGGCTCCCAAATGGGGGAGCAGAGCGTTCTGAGACAGGAGTATTACTGCTCCTGAGCCCTCTGTGTCCCCTCAGGCTCAGGTTAGGCTTCAGTAGGATCCAGCCCCCATCCCCACTCCTAATGCACACACGTGGACCCACATGCACTTAccctctgaggcaggtggaaccaGCAGCATGAGAACCTGGAGAAGCTGAACATGCAAGCCATCCTCGATGCCACAGTCAGCCAGGGCGAGCCCATTCAGGAGCTGCTGGTCACCCATGGGAAGGTACCCCAAGGTCACAGGGAGGGTTCCTGCCTTCCCCCATACCTCACCTACTCTACCCCTCAGGAATCCCCTGTGTGCTCTTCCCCTCTGGCCTGGTACACCTGTCCTCCCTGAAGGGGAAAGAGGAATGTGTTACATGTTTCATTTTGTATCCCTATTGGACAGGACTCTGGcacaccaggctgggtgcagggcATGAGTTGATTAGGGAGAAAGCTGTAGGTCCTAGAATGGCTTAGGCTTCGAGGGGAAGACCCAAATGCTAAAGGCATCTGTGAATTGACTGTAAGGCTGgtggtggggaaggggtggggagggggtggggagggtgggagggaggggtgaTAACTGGAAGTGTAACTTTGGCATGGAAGGAGGCAGCCTTCCCAACATGAGAGGGGGAAGTTAGAAACTAGGGAGATGCCTGGCTGGAACATGGACCAGGGAGTGTCATCAGCAGATGACCTGAGATATcaattgaccaaaaaaaaaaaaagccgggcatggtagctcatgcctgttatcccagcattttgggaggccaagatgggggatcatctgaggtcaggagttcaaggccagcctggccaacatggtgaaaccccacctctactaaaaatataaaaatttgctgaacatggtggtgcacatctgtaatcccagctacgtgggaggctgaggcaggagaatcgcttgaacctgggaggcagaggttacagagagccgagatcatgccactgcactccagcctgggtgacaagagtgaaactcccgtctcaaaaaaaaaaaaaaaaaaaaaaaaaggctccttTGCAAGAGAAAGATGGAACTCATACTAGGGGATAAGACAGGAACAGGGCACTGTGAAGGATCCTGAGTAGGAGTGAGGCCAAGGCACACAAGAGCTTTGGAGGACCACAGGACAGGGACTAGAGGCAGGGCATGAAGAGAAGGGCTGGCTTGAAAGGGATGCCTGAATGGGCGGGCAGAGGATAAGGGTGCAGGTGCAGGCAGCGCAAGGCAGTCTGGGAACTGGGCAGGAGCCAGTCACATAAGCATGAGGGACATCCACAGAGGTGTTGGGAGCAGCTGGAAATGAAGGTCCAATGTGCAAGAGAGAAGTCAGGAAGGATACTCATGGGGTCTGGGATAGTTTAGGGGCCCAGCAGTGTTTGGGGATATCTGGGCTGAGCTGAGCCAGGGATGGGAGGGTTGCCAGGCAAAGGCCCATCTCATCCCTGTCCTTTACCCTACCCTTCAAAGGTCCCAACGCTGGTGGAGGAGCTGATCACAGTGGAGATGTGGAAGCAGAAGGTGTTCCCTGTGCTCTGCAGGGTGGAGGACTTCAAGCCCCAGAACACCTTCCCCATCTACATGGTGGTGAGCTGGGCCCCTGGTTCATACCTCTTCCCACTCCTTCAGAGGGCTCTGGACCAGGGAGGAGAGCTGGTAGCCCCTGTCCCTTCCTCAGGCCCTGTCCTTCTCTTTGTCTGACAGGTGCACCATGAGGCCTCCATCATCAACCTCTTGGAGACGGTGTTCTTCCACAAGGTGAGGGACTATCTCTGCCCATGGGCCACAGTTCCGGGTCAGGGCCTGGCAGGAAGGGAGGTTGTGTCTGTGTGGGGAGGGCATCAGACACAGAAAGTTTCCCTCCCCCTTTTCCCAGGAGGTGTGTGAGTCAGCAGAAGACACTGTCTTGGACTTGGTAGACTATTGCCACCGCAAACTGACCCTGCTGGTGGCCCGGAGTGGCTGTGGTAGCCCCCCTGAGGGGGAGGGGTCCCAGGACAGCAACCCCATGCAGGTGGGTTGAGGTTACCTAGGGTTGTGAAAGCCTAGGTCTGGGTTCCCCAAGGCCTGTGCAGGCGAGGGTTGGCCCAGTGTGAACGCTGTGATCTCCCAGGAGCTGCAGAAGCAGGCAGAGCTGATGGAATTTGAGATTGCACTGAAGGCCCTCTCAGTACTACGCTATATCACAGACTGTGTGGACAGGTGGGCAGTCTGACTGGGCCTGGGCCTACTGTGGAGGGCTGGAAGACCGGGCCTGTAGCCTGCCTCTACTCACCTCCTTCACAACGTCCCTGCCCCTAGCCTCTCTCTCAGCACCTTGAGCCGTATGCTTAGCACGCACAACCTGCCCTGCCTCCTGGTGGAACTGCTGGAGCATAGTCCCTGGAGCCGGTGGGAAGGAGGTAGGGTCCTGCTCCACCAGCCTAAGCCCCAGGCTACTGCTTCAGGATATCTTTTTGATAGAGGGGGCAGCTTGCACACACGAAGATAAACCCTGTCCCCAAGCCCACTGAGGATACCAGGATGCCTCAGCCAAGGTTGGCCTAGACCTGAGCTCTGCAGTAGGCCAGGCCCATGTGTCCACTACTGAGGCTCACCCTGCTCTGGGGTCAGcagcactatagcctgggcaaatCCTGTGGCCCAGGTTCTCCCATTCCCAGGCAGTGGTCAGTCTCCCAGCCCCCACAGCTGGCTCACTTGAAGAGAATTCAACGTCTGCACCCAGTGTGCTGGTTCCTCTCCCCAGGCAAGCTGCAGCAGTTCGAGGGCAGCCGTTGGCTTACTGTGGCCCCCTCAGAGCAGCAAAAGCTGAGGAAGTTGGACGGGCAAGTGTGGATCGCCCTGTACAACCTGCTGCTAAGCCCTGAGGCTCAGGCGCGCTACTGCCTCACAAGTTTTGCCAAGGGACAGCTACTCAAGGTCGGACTCCCTCTGCACCAGCCCCCACAGCCCCAGTACCGCCCTCCCCATCCTACCCCAACTGCGTCCCTGCTGTTTATCTTTGCCCACCCACCTCAACCCCAGTGCTCTTTTCAGTCCTTGGGCCTCAGGTGACACACCAGCTAGTGGGACATGGGCCCCCACAGGCATGCTCAGCCCAACCCAGCCCTTCCTTCTCCTTGGCCCCCTGGCCAGCACCTGCATCACACTGGCCTCCACTGGACACCCTTGCAGCTTCGGGCCTTCCTCACAGACACACTACTGGACCAGCTGCCCAACCTGGCCCACTTGCAGAGTTTCCTGGCCCAACTGACCCTGACTGAAACCCAGCCCCCCAAGAAGGACCTGGTGTTGGAACAGGTAGGCACTGGAAAGTTAGCTGCTCAGGACCACTGTCCCACTTTACCAGCACCTTCCTGCCACTCTCCACTTCTCTCCCCTAGATCCCAGAAATCTGGGAGCGGCTGGAGCGAGAAAACAGAGGCAAGTGGCAGGCAATTGCCAAGCACCAGCTCCAGCACGTGTTCAGCCCCTCAGAGCAGGACCTGCGGCTGCAGGCGCGAAGGTAAGGCCTGTGGAAATGGCAGGGGGAGTGGAGGGGATGCAGGAGGCATGGATGTGGGCAGGGGTGCCCCCACCTTCCAGGGCCAGTCAGACCTTCCTGACTTTCCCCCAGGTGGGCTGAGACCTACAGGCTGGACGTGCTAGAGGCAGTGGCTCCAGAGCGGCCCCGCTGTGCTTACTGCAGTGCAGAGGCTTCTAAGCGCTGCTCCCGATGCCAGAATGAGTGGTATTGCTGCAGGTGAGGGTATCCTAGGACCTTGGACCCCTAAGCCCTACTCCCACATCCCCCACATGCACTGCCATCCTCAATACCCACCTGCCTGCAGGGAGTGCCAAGTCAAGCACTGGGAAAAGCATGGAAAGACTTGTGTCCTGGCAGcccagggtgacagagccaaaTAAGGGCTGCAGTTGCTGAGGGCCAACCACCCATACCAAGGGAATCCACCCAGAATGCACCCCTGAACCTCAAGATCACGGTCCAGCCTGTGCCGGAGCCCCAGTCTCCGCAGTGGAGAGCAGAGCGGGCGGTAAAGCTGCTGACCCATCCCCCTCCTCCTCACCCCAAGGGAAGGCTCGAGACTTCCTGCCCCACCCAGTGGGTAGGCCAAGTGCGTTGCTTCAGCAAACCGGGCCAGGAGGGCGAGGTCCGGATGTGGGGACCCTCTTCCTCTAGCACAGTAAAGCTGGCCTCCAGAAACACGGGTATCTCCGCGTGGTGCTTTGCGGTCGCCGTCGTTGTGGCCTTCCGGttggggtgtgaggaggggacgaaggagggaaggaagggcaaGGCGGGGGCTCTGCGAGAGCGCGCCCAGCCCCGCCTTCCAGCCCCACAGTCCCTGCACCCAGGTTTCCATTGCGCGGCTCTCCTCAGCTCCTTCCCGCCGCCCAGCCTGGATCCTGGGGGCGGTGCTGAAGTTGGGGCCCGCCCTGTGGCCCCGCCCGGCCCGCGCTTGCTAGCGCCCAAAGCCAGCGAAGCACGGGCCCGACCGGGCCATGTCGGGGGAGCCTGAGCTCATTGAGCTGCGGGAGCTGGCACCCGCCGGGCGTGCTGGGCAGGGCCGCACCCGGCTGGAGCGTGCCAACGCGCTGCGCATCGCGCGGGGCACCGCGTGCAACCCCACACGGCAGCTGGTCCCTGGCCGTGGCCACCGCTTCCAGCCCGCGGGGCCCGCCACGCACACGTGGTGCGACCTCTGTGGCGACTTCATCTGGGGCGTCGTGCGCAAAGGCCTGCAGTGCGCGCGTGAGTAGTGGCCCCGCGCGCCTGCGAGAGCGGAAGGGGCAGCCAAGGGGCAGCGCCGTCGCCGCGGGTCAAGTCGCGGCAGAGGGGGTCGGCGGGGAGAGCTCCCGAGGACTAGGTTACTTTCACCCTATCGCTGAAGAGTGCGCGAAAATGGTTTATCCCTTGTCGCACTCCACTCGTATCTGGGGCACAGATGAGCAGAGGTGGCTGCTTATATGTAAAAATACGCTGATTTCAggtttcttatctttaaaatgcctTGGCCCTTCTTGAGAAAGGGTTTGTGCCTACTGTCCTCGGAGTCCATCTTCCCAGGCTTGCCTCTTCTCAAACATTCATGACCCCCTCCAGAACCTTTGGGGTGAAGGGAAGTTACCACCTATGGGAGGGAGCCTGGAAAAAGTTAGAACCTTGGGTGGGCCCCCTGCAAGCAGGAGTTTTGCTGAGTCTTTATTTAGCAAACACCCTTTTCCGACCCAGTGAATCAGATGCTAAAATATGCAACACAGCCACACACCCAGGAGTCCTTCTGCACCCCTGGGAATTGCCAGCAAGCAAAGGTTGCTCTCCCCTGGGTAGACAACAGCTGGAATCACCAGGGGCGCTTTTACAGCCCTCCCCCGCCCTCTAGCCTGGATCTCACCTCACACCTGTTGAATCAACTGCTGGGAGTGGACCCTAAGcatcagtaaattttaaaaactccccAAATTATTGTAACATGGCGTCTGGGTTGAGCATCACTGCTGTGGCCTATTTAGGAACTTGTGGATGGATGGTGTCCCAGGTCTGTGTGTGCATGGAGACCCTCCCATCCGGTACAAGAGGACATCACAAATTCAGCTGGGGGGAGCACAAAGTTGTGACAGAATACAAAGAATGAACAAggggctgagcgcggtggctcacgcctgtaatcccagcactttggaaggccgaggcaggtggatcacctgaggtcaggagttcaagaccagcctggccaacatggtgaaaccccatctctactaaaaaataaaaaaaaattagccgggcgtgctggcgggtgcctgtaatcccagctactcgggaggcttaggtgggagaattgcttgaacccaggaggcggaggttgc is a window encoding:
- the ZMYND10 gene encoding zinc finger MYND domain-containing protein 10 isoform X2, with amino-acid sequence MAARTHAPQPSHNCPVPDFGTVGVRRPRVCQHPHPGCCPGSAGPCLDMGDLELLLPGEAEVLVRGLRSFPLREMGSEGWNQQHENLEKLNMQAILDATVSQGEPIQELLVTHGKVPTLVEELITVEMWKQKVFPVLCRVEDFKPQNTFPIYMVVHHEASIINLLETVFFHKEELQKQAELMEFEIALKALSVLRYITDCVDSLSLSTLSRMLSTHNLPCLLVELLEHSPWSRWEGGKLQQFEGSRWLTVAPSEQQKLRKLDGQVWIALYNLLLSPEAQARYCLTSFAKGQLLKLRAFLTDTLLDQLPNLAHLQSFLAQLTLTETQPPKKDLVLEQIPEIWERLERENRGKWQAIAKHQLQHVFSPSEQDLRLQARRWAETYRLDVLEAVAPERPRCAYCSAEASKRCSRCQNEWYCCRECQVKHWEKHGKTCVLAAQGDRAK
- the ZMYND10 gene encoding zinc finger MYND domain-containing protein 10 isoform X1, whose translation is MAARTHAPQPSHNCPVPDFGTVGVRRPRVCQHPHPGCCPGSAGPCLDMGDLELLLPGEAEVLVRGLRSFPLREMGSEGWNQQHENLEKLNMQAILDATVSQGEPIQELLVTHGKVPTLVEELITVEMWKQKVFPVLCRVEDFKPQNTFPIYMVVHHEASIINLLETVFFHKEVCESAEDTVLDLVDYCHRKLTLLVARSGCGSPPEGEGSQDSNPMQELQKQAELMEFEIALKALSVLRYITDCVDSLSLSTLSRMLSTHNLPCLLVELLEHSPWSRWEGGKLQQFEGSRWLTVAPSEQQKLRKLDGQVWIALYNLLLSPEAQARYCLTSFAKGQLLKLRAFLTDTLLDQLPNLAHLQSFLAQLTLTETQPPKKDLVLEQIPEIWERLERENRGKWQAIAKHQLQHVFSPSEQDLRLQARRWAETYRLDVLEAVAPERPRCAYCSAEASKRCSRCQNEWYCCRECQVKHWEKHGKTCVLAAQGDRAK